One window from the genome of Cyanobacteriota bacterium encodes:
- a CDS encoding type II toxin-antitoxin system RelE/ParE family toxin translates to MKIIYTPWFKKAIKRLQVNQKNDLDNAIAFLIEEPLIGELKVGDLAGTRVHKFKMNNQLTLLAYIYCDEQIILTLLDLGSHQNFYRDLKKKL, encoded by the coding sequence ATGAAAATCATTTATACCCCATGGTTTAAAAAAGCTATAAAGAGGTTACAGGTAAATCAAAAAAATGATCTTGATAATGCTATAGCATTTTTGATAGAAGAGCCTCTTATAGGCGAGCTTAAAGTTGGAGACTTAGCTGGAACAAGAGTACACAAGTTTAAGATGAATAATCAGCTTACTCTTTTGGCTTATATTTATTGTGATGAGCAAATTATTCTTACTTTATTAGACCTTGGCTCACATCAAAACTTTTACCGAGATTTAAAAAAGAAACTCTGA
- the mutM gene encoding bifunctional DNA-formamidopyrimidine glycosylase/DNA-(apurinic or apyrimidinic site) lyase has translation MPELPEVETIVRGIAPLIEGLSITKAKVLNSKLRIEIPQDFARAVKGKTITKVKRKAKYILLELDNHRVIVIHLGMSGRLRVYLNLQEYKKAKHDHLIIDLSNGGLLVFNDTRRFGLVTLLREPEFAEFKFFKKLGLEPLSKEFNTVQLFKITQARNKSIKSVIMDSSIVVGVGNIYASESLFSAGIHPGRIASTLTKKEAGKLYEAIVETLERAIEAGGSTLRDYAKADGEAGYFQHQFLVYDRLDMPCSKCSRPIHQIRQNGRSTYFCGHCQSFFFKSR, from the coding sequence ATGCCTGAACTTCCAGAAGTTGAAACCATAGTCAGAGGAATTGCTCCTCTAATTGAAGGCTTGTCTATCACTAAAGCTAAGGTATTAAACTCTAAACTCAGAATAGAAATACCACAAGATTTTGCACGTGCCGTTAAAGGCAAGACTATAACCAAGGTCAAACGCAAGGCTAAGTATATTTTGCTAGAGCTTGATAATCACAGAGTGATTGTTATTCACTTGGGTATGAGTGGTCGTTTGAGAGTCTACCTTAATCTACAAGAATATAAAAAAGCCAAACACGATCATTTGATTATTGATTTAAGTAACGGCGGACTTTTGGTCTTTAATGACACGCGTCGCTTTGGCTTGGTGACTCTTTTGCGTGAACCAGAATTTGCAGAGTTTAAGTTCTTCAAAAAGCTCGGGCTTGAGCCTCTCTCTAAAGAATTCAACACTGTTCAATTATTCAAGATCACTCAAGCACGCAACAAATCTATCAAGTCGGTAATTATGGACTCATCTATAGTTGTTGGTGTTGGCAATATTTATGCTTCTGAGTCTTTGTTTAGTGCTGGGATTCATCCTGGGCGTATCGCAAGCACTTTGACTAAAAAAGAAGCAGGCAAATTATACGAAGCAATAGTAGAGACTTTGGAGCGAGCCATTGAAGCAGGAGGTTCTACTCTCCGTGATTATGCTAAGGCAGATGGCGAGGCTGGATATTTTCAACATCAATTCCTAGTCTACGACAGGCTAGACATGCCTTGCAGTAAGTGTTCAAGACCGATTCATCAGATTAGGCAAAATGGGAGATCGACTTATTTTTGCGGGCACTGTCAGAGTTTCTTTTTTAAATCTCGGTAA
- a CDS encoding NAD(P)/FAD-dependent oxidoreductase: MCNLNKYDSIIIGAGAAGFFAAIEAGKRGLKVLLLDHSKKIGEKIRISGGGRCNFTNLGAGPENYLSNNPHFCKSALASYTAQDFIDLVEKHNIPYHEKKLGQLFCDRGSGDIITLLHREAERAGVEILTNCKVRDFGPESYKDGKFELETSLGDFQASSVVIATGGLSIPQIGATDFGYKIARNFGLKIVEPRPALVPFTCKQEIFAELTGMSLDTVVSLGKTSFRENILFTHKGLSGPAILQISSYWNPGDFITIDTCPDRDLYQELVDLKKQSTKQIKTLLDYPDKFLDNIGSVFDLSQKISETSNQFLQELSHKLKNWQITPTGTEGFAKAEVTVGGVDTNELNSKTMEAKKVPGLYFIGEVVDVTGWLGGYNFQWAWSSGYTAGNNC, encoded by the coding sequence ATGTGTAATTTAAACAAATACGACTCTATAATAATCGGCGCTGGCGCGGCAGGCTTTTTTGCCGCTATTGAAGCGGGTAAACGTGGGCTTAAAGTACTACTATTAGACCACTCTAAAAAGATAGGAGAAAAAATCCGTATCTCAGGAGGCGGGCGTTGTAACTTTACCAATCTTGGAGCAGGTCCAGAGAACTATCTCTCTAACAATCCACATTTTTGTAAATCAGCTCTTGCTAGTTATACGGCTCAAGATTTTATTGACTTAGTCGAGAAACACAATATCCCCTATCATGAGAAAAAACTCGGGCAGCTTTTTTGTGACCGCGGTTCTGGAGACATTATCACCCTCCTGCACAGAGAAGCTGAACGAGCTGGAGTAGAAATTCTTACCAACTGCAAAGTAAGAGACTTTGGACCAGAGTCGTATAAGGATGGCAAGTTTGAACTTGAAACCAGCCTTGGAGACTTTCAAGCAAGCTCTGTTGTAATTGCAACTGGCGGTCTCTCGATTCCGCAAATTGGCGCCACTGATTTTGGTTATAAAATCGCGCGCAATTTTGGACTCAAAATTGTTGAGCCTAGACCAGCTCTTGTGCCCTTTACTTGCAAGCAAGAAATTTTTGCCGAGCTAACAGGCATGAGCCTAGATACTGTAGTTAGTCTTGGTAAAACTAGCTTTCGTGAAAATATTTTATTCACCCACAAAGGGCTTAGTGGTCCTGCGATTTTGCAAATCTCAAGTTATTGGAATCCTGGCGATTTCATCACTATCGACACTTGTCCTGATAGAGATCTTTACCAAGAGCTTGTTGATCTGAAGAAACAATCAACTAAACAAATCAAGACTTTGCTAGATTATCCGGATAAGTTCTTAGATAATATCGGCTCAGTTTTTGACTTAAGTCAAAAAATCTCAGAAACCAGTAATCAATTCTTGCAAGAACTAAGTCATAAACTCAAAAATTGGCAAATTACTCCAACAGGTACTGAGGGTTTTGCCAAAGCTGAAGTTACAGTTGGCGGCGTTGACACTAATGAACTTAATTCTAAAACCATGGAAGCAAAAAAAGTCCCTGGGCTTTATTTTATTGGTGAAGTGGTTGACGTGACCGGTTGGCTTGGTGGCTATAACTTCCAGTGGGCGTGGTCATCGGGTTATACAGCTGGCAACAATTGTTGA
- a CDS encoding SDR family oxidoreductase, producing the protein MRILVTGANGYIGQRLIVDLLKQSHEVFALVRNASRFDHSKFSGEVKLIEGDLLKEVQLPQEIDIAYYLVHSMGGSDDFAKLEAQTATNFVEAINKTNAKQIIYLGGISNADNLSKHLSSRNNVEKILAEASCYLTVLRAAIIIGSGSASFEMIRDLVEKLPVMLTPRWLNTRCQPVAIANVIQYLTGVIGQEQAYDRVFDIGGPDILNYKQMLRGYAKVRGLKRLMIPVPFLSIGLSSYWLYFITSINFNLAKSLVTSLVNEVICENRGIDQIVSIEPYSYEIALERALAVSSSDTLISSWKDSLVTSTMNAFDECKVPEHGVLIDRREVIFDRDITEVKNNIWLIGGKRGWYCMDWAWRLRGFIDRLFGGVGLRRGRRSDNQLKPGDALDFWRVLKADEINHHLILFAEMKLPGDAWLEFQIKELADGRAILIQQASFRPRGLWGRVYWYMLLPMHHFIFGGMAKRITEYVVL; encoded by the coding sequence ATGAGGATTTTAGTTACAGGTGCCAACGGTTACATCGGACAGAGGTTGATTGTTGATTTGCTAAAGCAAAGTCACGAGGTATTTGCATTGGTGCGTAATGCAAGTCGTTTTGATCATAGTAAATTCAGTGGCGAAGTTAAACTAATCGAAGGTGACTTACTCAAAGAAGTACAATTGCCTCAAGAAATTGATATAGCTTATTACTTGGTTCATTCAATGGGCGGTTCTGATGATTTTGCCAAGCTTGAAGCTCAAACAGCGACTAACTTTGTCGAGGCTATTAACAAAACTAATGCTAAGCAAATAATTTACCTTGGAGGTATTAGTAATGCTGATAATTTATCCAAACATCTAAGCTCTCGTAACAATGTCGAAAAGATTTTGGCTGAAGCAAGTTGTTACCTGACTGTTTTGCGAGCTGCAATTATTATAGGTTCAGGTAGCGCGTCTTTTGAGATGATACGAGACCTAGTTGAAAAGTTACCTGTGATGTTGACGCCACGTTGGCTCAATACTCGCTGCCAGCCTGTTGCAATAGCCAATGTGATTCAATATCTCACTGGAGTTATTGGACAAGAACAAGCCTATGACAGGGTTTTTGATATCGGTGGGCCAGATATTCTTAACTACAAACAGATGCTTCGGGGCTATGCCAAGGTGCGCGGGCTTAAGCGACTTATGATACCTGTGCCATTTCTTTCTATAGGACTATCTTCTTATTGGTTATATTTTATTACCTCAATCAATTTCAACTTAGCCAAAAGTTTAGTTACAAGTTTGGTAAACGAAGTGATTTGTGAAAATCGTGGCATTGATCAAATCGTTTCAATCGAGCCCTATTCTTATGAGATTGCTCTGGAGCGTGCACTAGCAGTAAGTTCTAGTGATACTCTGATTTCTAGCTGGAAGGATTCTTTGGTCACTAGTACTATGAATGCTTTTGATGAGTGCAAGGTGCCAGAGCATGGAGTCTTGATTGATAGGCGAGAAGTGATTTTTGATCGTGATATAACAGAAGTGAAAAACAATATCTGGTTAATTGGCGGCAAGCGCGGTTGGTATTGTATGGACTGGGCTTGGCGACTTAGAGGATTTATTGATAGATTGTTTGGTGGTGTTGGTTTAAGACGTGGACGCAGAAGCGATAACCAGCTCAAGCCTGGTGATGCCTTAGATTTCTGGAGAGTGCTTAAGGCGGATGAAATTAATCATCACTTGATTCTTTTTGCAGAAATGAAATTACCTGGAGATGCTTGGCTTGAATTTCAAATTAAAGAACTTGCTGATGGTCGAGCAATCTTGATTCAACAAGCGAGTTTTAGACCAAGAGGACTTTGGGGAAGAGTCTATTGGTACATGCTTTTGCCTATGCATCATTTTATTTTTGGTGGGATGGCAAAGAGGATTACTGAATACGTAGTGTTGTGA